A stretch of the Luteolibacter arcticus genome encodes the following:
- a CDS encoding RNA polymerase sigma factor codes for MSTGMASPFPVTQWTAVVDVCRGGSPADRQVALERLCADYWYPLYVFARRQGHPRPDAEDLTQGFFHYLLERDLFSAASQELGKLRTFLLTIFQRYIGDVRGRELAQKRGGGRELLSLDIGYAEIRYEAEPRDVATPEAHFDRSWAMSVLHAALHELGENERASGRGEQFAAVEAFLSPAAVAEGNYEAAAAMLGMNGEAVRKLVSRLRAKFRDCLRRQIAATLHEATVEQVDEELMALKAALRG; via the coding sequence ATGAGCACCGGCATGGCCTCGCCCTTTCCCGTCACCCAGTGGACGGCGGTGGTGGACGTGTGCCGCGGCGGCAGCCCCGCGGACCGGCAGGTGGCGCTGGAGCGGCTGTGCGCGGATTATTGGTATCCGCTCTACGTATTCGCCCGGCGGCAGGGCCACCCCCGGCCGGACGCGGAGGATCTGACCCAGGGATTTTTCCACTACCTGCTGGAGCGCGACCTGTTTTCCGCGGCCAGCCAGGAGCTTGGGAAGCTGCGGACCTTTTTGCTGACCATCTTCCAGCGCTACATCGGCGACGTGCGTGGCCGCGAGCTGGCCCAGAAACGGGGAGGCGGCAGGGAACTGCTCTCGCTCGACATCGGCTACGCCGAAATCCGCTACGAAGCGGAGCCGCGGGATGTGGCGACGCCGGAGGCTCACTTTGACCGGAGCTGGGCGATGTCGGTGCTTCACGCGGCGCTGCACGAGCTAGGGGAAAACGAGCGAGCGTCCGGCCGCGGCGAACAATTTGCGGCAGTGGAAGCTTTCCTCAGCCCGGCGGCGGTGGCCGAGGGCAACTACGAGGCGGCGGCGGCAATGCTCGGCATGAATGGCGAGGCGGTCCGCAAGCTGGTGAGCCGGCTGCGCGCGAAATTCCGCGACTGCCTGCGCCGGCAGATCGCCGCGACCCTTCACGAAGCCACCGTGGAACAGGTGGATGAGGAACTGATGGCGCTGAAGGCGGCGCTGCGGGGGTGA
- a CDS encoding 6,7-dimethyl-8-ribityllumazine synthase, which translates to MHVALISATWHAGLLRGASAACQEALAGHATTEEFTVPGCLEIPLFAKKLAATGKYDAIVAFGLIVDGGIYRHEFVADAVLSGMMRVQLDIGVPILSCVLTPHHFDESPERIAFFREHLIVKGGEVGKAALAIVRLGAAANC; encoded by the coding sequence ATGCACGTCGCCCTGATCTCCGCCACCTGGCACGCCGGACTCCTCCGCGGTGCCAGTGCGGCCTGTCAGGAGGCCCTCGCCGGACACGCCACCACCGAGGAATTCACCGTGCCCGGCTGTCTGGAAATCCCGCTTTTCGCCAAGAAACTTGCGGCCACCGGGAAATACGACGCCATTGTAGCCTTCGGGCTGATCGTTGACGGCGGCATCTATCGTCACGAATTCGTCGCCGATGCCGTGCTGTCCGGCATGATGCGCGTACAGTTGGATATCGGCGTACCCATACTTTCGTGCGTGCTGACCCCTCATCATTTCGACGAAAGTCCGGAGCGTATCGCTTTCTTCCGCGAACACCTCATCGTGAAGGGCGGGGAGGTCGGCAAGGCCGCCCTGGCGATCGTCCGACTCGGGGCCGCCGCCAACTGTTAG
- a CDS encoding class I SAM-dependent methyltransferase: MNDCTPLQERLLFLQKFLSAPLSTGSIVPSSRHLTREMLKPINWENSRHIAELGAGTGVFTREIRRRRDPRCSVYIFERDEALRRRLQVEIPDFSFHPDACDIHLLPREASDPLLDGIISGLPFANFSPSLRDRILDNVRSALKPDGKFVAFQYSLRLKSRLEQRFERVTTKLVTLNVPPAFVHVCEGPRDN, translated from the coding sequence GTGAACGACTGCACACCACTCCAGGAACGCCTGCTCTTCCTCCAGAAATTCCTCTCCGCCCCGCTGAGCACCGGTAGCATCGTGCCGAGCTCCCGCCACCTGACGCGGGAAATGTTGAAGCCGATCAACTGGGAGAATTCACGCCACATCGCCGAGCTGGGGGCTGGTACCGGCGTCTTCACCCGGGAAATCCGCCGCCGCCGCGACCCGCGCTGCAGCGTTTACATCTTCGAGCGCGACGAAGCGCTTCGCCGCCGCTTGCAGGTGGAGATTCCGGATTTCTCGTTTCACCCGGACGCGTGCGACATCCACCTGCTGCCGCGGGAGGCTTCGGATCCTTTGTTAGACGGGATCATTTCCGGCCTGCCGTTCGCGAATTTCTCCCCGAGCCTGCGTGACCGGATCCTCGACAACGTGCGCTCCGCCCTGAAGCCGGACGGCAAGTTCGTCGCCTTCCAGTATTCGCTGCGGCTGAAGTCACGGCTGGAGCAGCGCTTCGAGCGGGTGACCACCAAGCTGGTCACGCTCAATGTCCCCCCTGCCTTCGTCCATGTGTGCGAAGGCCCACGGGATAACTGA
- the pelA gene encoding pectate lyase, which produces MKRYLIPLALVFFPAVIHAAPVTAEAVGRLPAAEKAAWTAYLDRSKSLAATDQAALQAELEKSAIGQALKAPSGGDFKLSADPGDAWFSSDEAKALADVILSYQTPAGGWSKHTGYARGKRQPGMLWSSQYEPGKSPHYLGTFDNRSTTEQMKFLAHTWQATQREDCKAGFVRGLNYLLAAQYPNGGWPQVYPLEGGYHDNITFNDDAMTHVLEVLQMVSNNDPACAFLDDAMRSKATAAFDKGIACVLKMQIVQSGKKTAWCAQHDPLTLAPAEARAMEPAALSGMESATLLKFLMSLPNPNPELVASIDSGLTWLDAVKVTGLKRAKLEGKTAFVADAASTEVFWARFYRLTDNQPIFPGRDGVLYTSFNDMAAHNSLGYDYLSSRPGSVATNAQKKWRKAMAKRTEN; this is translated from the coding sequence ATGAAACGCTACCTCATTCCCCTTGCCCTTGTTTTCTTCCCTGCGGTCATCCATGCCGCGCCGGTCACCGCCGAAGCGGTGGGGCGGCTTCCCGCGGCGGAGAAAGCGGCATGGACGGCCTACCTCGATCGCTCGAAGTCGCTCGCCGCGACCGATCAAGCAGCGCTTCAAGCCGAACTGGAAAAGAGCGCCATTGGCCAAGCCCTGAAGGCTCCCTCAGGTGGCGACTTCAAGCTCTCGGCGGATCCCGGCGACGCGTGGTTTTCCTCGGATGAAGCCAAGGCACTCGCCGATGTGATCCTTTCCTATCAGACGCCCGCCGGCGGATGGTCGAAGCACACCGGCTACGCCCGCGGGAAACGCCAGCCGGGCATGCTGTGGAGCTCCCAATACGAGCCGGGCAAAAGTCCCCACTACCTCGGCACCTTCGACAATCGCTCGACCACCGAGCAGATGAAGTTTCTGGCCCACACCTGGCAGGCCACCCAGCGGGAGGATTGCAAGGCGGGCTTTGTTAGAGGGCTGAACTACCTGCTCGCGGCCCAGTATCCAAACGGTGGCTGGCCGCAGGTCTATCCCCTTGAGGGCGGGTATCACGACAACATCACCTTCAACGACGACGCGATGACCCACGTGTTGGAAGTGCTGCAGATGGTATCGAACAACGATCCTGCCTGTGCTTTCCTCGACGACGCCATGCGGTCGAAAGCGACAGCAGCTTTCGACAAGGGAATCGCCTGCGTCCTCAAGATGCAGATCGTCCAGAGTGGCAAGAAGACCGCATGGTGCGCCCAGCATGATCCGCTCACCCTGGCACCGGCGGAAGCCCGGGCGATGGAGCCGGCGGCCTTGAGCGGCATGGAGAGTGCAACCCTGCTGAAGTTCCTGATGAGTCTGCCAAACCCGAACCCGGAACTGGTGGCGAGCATCGACAGCGGCCTGACGTGGCTCGATGCGGTAAAGGTCACCGGCCTGAAGCGCGCCAAGCTCGAAGGAAAGACCGCTTTCGTCGCCGACGCCGCGTCCACCGAGGTCTTCTGGGCTCGCTTCTACCGCCTCACCGACAACCAGCCGATTTTCCCCGGTCGCGATGGCGTCCTCTACACGTCCTTCAACGACATGGCCGCGCACAACAGCCTCGGCTACGACTACCTCTCGAGCCGCCCCGGCAGCGTCGCAACCAATGCCCAGAAGAAATGGCGCAAGGCCATGGCGAAGCGGACGGAAAACTAA
- a CDS encoding AbrB/MazE/SpoVT family DNA-binding domain-containing protein, translating to MIKTITKIGNSHGIIFDSTLLQLSHLKAGDEVNVEVHPGGTITITPMKPVPTPAEFSAKVEDVMQRYARTMKRLA from the coding sequence ATGATCAAGACGATCACCAAGATCGGCAACTCGCACGGCATCATCTTCGACTCGACCTTGCTGCAGCTTTCCCATCTCAAGGCAGGCGACGAGGTGAATGTGGAAGTGCATCCGGGAGGGACGATCACGATCACGCCGATGAAACCGGTACCCACCCCGGCTGAATTCAGTGCCAAGGTCGAGGACGTCATGCAGCGCTATGCCCGGACCATGAAGCGCCTGGCATGA
- a CDS encoding type II toxin-antitoxin system death-on-curing family toxin, which translates to MNPDPNTCIHLTPEQILEIHSAAIRLFGGSPGLRDSALLQSAAAAPQATFGGNSTFADTVEVAAAYLYYLCSNHPFVDGNKRVALGSCLVFLELNGYQPAPDSEDWENLTLAVAAGLLSREDVTATLRKLLS; encoded by the coding sequence ATGAATCCGGATCCGAACACCTGCATCCACCTCACGCCCGAGCAGATTCTCGAGATCCACTCGGCGGCAATCCGTCTCTTCGGAGGATCGCCAGGGCTTCGGGATTCGGCCTTGCTTCAATCTGCCGCCGCTGCACCTCAGGCGACATTCGGCGGGAACTCAACCTTCGCCGACACGGTGGAAGTGGCTGCCGCCTATCTCTACTACCTCTGCAGCAACCACCCCTTCGTCGATGGGAACAAGCGCGTGGCTCTCGGTTCCTGCCTAGTTTTCCTAGAACTCAACGGATACCAACCTGCCCCTGATAGCGAGGACTGGGAAAATCTCACCCTCGCCGTCGCCGCCGGCCTGCTGAGCCGGGAAGACGTCACCGCCACGCTGCGGAAATTACTCAGCTAA